A window of the Betaproteobacteria bacterium genome harbors these coding sequences:
- a CDS encoding D-2-hydroxyacid dehydrogenase, with product MPTTLLMLPPQTAATRDWAARLAEAMPEVTVVVAEDAQQAEHAVADADCAFGTLPAALLAKASRLRWLQAPHAAPPAGYYHPALIAHPVVVTNFREIYNDHIAAHIMAYVLMFARGMQIYFPQQLRREWRPATPRHSGVLHLPETTMLIVGAGGIGAETARLAASFGMTVIGTDARRESPPPGMKELHPPDALDEVLPRADFVVLTVPHTPATEGFMHRDRFRRMKPSAFFINIGRGKTTRLADLVAALEAREIAGAALDVYEQEPLPPEHPLWTLPNVILTPHTAGYGPYLDERRYDVILDNCRHFVAGRPLRNIVDKANWF from the coding sequence ATGCCAACGACCTTGTTGATGCTGCCGCCGCAAACGGCAGCCACGCGCGACTGGGCCGCACGGCTCGCCGAGGCCATGCCCGAGGTGACGGTCGTCGTCGCCGAAGACGCGCAGCAGGCCGAACACGCCGTCGCCGATGCAGATTGCGCGTTTGGCACGCTGCCGGCAGCCCTGCTCGCGAAAGCAAGCCGGCTGCGCTGGCTGCAGGCGCCGCACGCGGCCCCGCCCGCAGGCTATTACCACCCGGCGCTCATCGCGCACCCGGTGGTCGTCACGAATTTTCGCGAGATCTACAACGACCACATCGCGGCGCACATCATGGCCTACGTGCTGATGTTCGCGCGCGGGATGCAGATCTACTTTCCGCAGCAGCTTCGCCGCGAATGGCGTCCCGCGACGCCTCGCCATAGCGGCGTTCTGCACCTACCCGAAACGACGATGCTGATCGTCGGCGCGGGCGGCATCGGCGCGGAGACGGCGCGGCTCGCCGCAAGCTTCGGTATGACGGTGATCGGTACGGATGCACGCCGCGAATCGCCGCCCCCCGGCATGAAGGAACTGCATCCGCCCGATGCGCTGGACGAAGTCCTGCCGCGCGCGGACTTCGTCGTGCTGACCGTGCCGCACACGCCCGCGACGGAGGGATTCATGCACCGCGATCGCTTCCGGCGCATGAAGCCGAGCGCGTTTTTCATCAACATCGGCCGCGGCAAGACAACCCGGCTCGCCGATCTCGTCGCGGCGCTCGAGGCACGCGAAATCGCGGGGGCGGCCCTCGACGTCTACGAGCAGGAACCGCTGCCGCCGGAGCATCCGCTGTGGACGCTGCCGAACGTGATTCTCACGCCGCACACGGCAGGCTACGGGCCGTATCTCGACGAGCGCCGCTACGATGTGATCCTCGACAACTGCCGGCACTTCGTCGCGGGCCGGCCGCTGCGCAATATCGTCGACAAGGCCAACTGGTTCTGA